The nucleotide sequence CTCGTCAAGTGAGATTTGCATAATTTGCCTGGTAAGGCAGTTGGGTTTTAAGTACCCCGAAGCACAGGTGCACCAATTTACGCATGGCCGCACCGAGCGCCGACATCTTTGATTTACCGC is from Gammaproteobacteria bacterium and encodes:
- a CDS encoding IS110 family transposase, with the protein product GKSKMSALGAAMRKLVHLCFGVLKTQLPYQANYANLT